A stretch of the Leptospira stimsonii genome encodes the following:
- a CDS encoding AraC family transcriptional regulator, translating into MNLDFGSFVIGGGLLQSILLSLFFFSLKQKGSESRYLGWAFLHLSLLFMIGLGFHNGWALEFPHLSRIGFPLGALAAPIFAVALQKYFGYPKDKIWTRLSFLIPLILFLYSIPHYLLSPEEKLKYILEDRISPHTECIRMSLVTLSSNIVIFGRIYLRLGQLGKEFPASVFREIFVFRKFVMLCVFLLCISFILFFIDSRFRAETVSNAALSFWVIGFAWFRVYAENFETEKTDSSGKEESKYKKSLLSEEAVREIGQKVFQNLNSKESYLDPEFDLGRLAKDLGISTHTVSQVIGRYFQKSFLELCREYRIRKAQKLLKETDHPVLRVGLDAGFNSKTSFLRAFKEEEGITPSEYREKFR; encoded by the coding sequence ATGAATCTGGATTTCGGATCCTTTGTGATAGGCGGGGGACTGCTCCAATCCATTCTTCTCTCCTTATTCTTTTTTAGCTTAAAACAGAAGGGAAGCGAGAGCCGATATCTTGGATGGGCTTTTCTTCATTTGTCCTTGTTGTTTATGATCGGTTTGGGATTTCATAACGGTTGGGCTCTCGAGTTTCCTCATCTTTCAAGAATCGGATTTCCCCTTGGAGCGCTTGCGGCGCCGATCTTCGCAGTTGCACTGCAGAAGTATTTCGGATATCCCAAAGATAAAATCTGGACTCGCCTTTCTTTTTTAATACCTCTGATTCTCTTTTTGTATTCGATACCTCATTATCTTCTAAGCCCCGAAGAGAAATTAAAATATATCTTAGAAGATAGAATCTCTCCTCATACCGAATGTATTCGAATGAGTTTAGTGACTCTTTCTTCCAACATTGTAATTTTCGGAAGAATATATCTTCGCCTTGGACAACTCGGGAAGGAATTCCCAGCTTCGGTTTTTAGGGAAATATTTGTTTTTCGAAAGTTTGTGATGCTTTGTGTGTTTCTACTTTGTATTTCCTTTATATTATTCTTCATTGATTCTCGTTTTAGAGCTGAAACCGTATCGAATGCCGCTCTTTCTTTTTGGGTGATAGGGTTTGCTTGGTTTCGAGTCTATGCGGAGAATTTTGAAACTGAAAAAACGGATTCGAGCGGAAAGGAAGAATCCAAATACAAGAAATCATTGTTAAGCGAAGAGGCGGTTCGGGAAATCGGTCAGAAAGTTTTTCAGAATCTCAATTCCAAAGAATCCTATCTCGATCCGGAATTCGATCTCGGAAGATTAGCCAAAGATCTCGGAATTTCCACTCATACGGTCTCGCAGGTAATCGGTCGATATTTCCAAAAAAGTTTTTTGGAACTCTGCAGAGAATACAGAATTCGAAAGGCGCAGAAGCTTCTCAAAGAAACGGATCATCCCGTTTTGAGAGTCGGTTTGGACGCGGGTTTTAACTCGAAAACGAGTTTTTTACGAGCCTTCAAAGAAGAAGAAGGAATCACACCGAGCGAATACAGAGAGAAGTTTCGGTAA